The genome window AAGGAGCGTCGATTCGGGCCCGGCTCGTGCGACGCATTCCCAGAAGAGCTGCCGCACCGGGCGGCAGCGAGAACAGCAACTCTCACCACAGCCGGAACTTCAGGAGATTCTGCCATGGTCGTTCAACCTTACGTCTTCTTTGATGGGCGTTGTGAAGAGGCGTTTCAGTTCTACGAAAAGGCCGTCGGTGCCAAGCTCGAGATGAAGATGAAGTACAAGGAGAGCCCGGAGAAGCATCCGCCGGGAATGCTCCCGCCCGGCTATGAAGAGAAGATCATGCACATGAGCTTTCACGTCGGGAAATCGCTCGTGATGGCCTCCGACGGGATGTGCGGCGGTGATGCGAAGTTCGAAGGGATGTCGCTCGCGCTGTCGGTCGATACCGAAGCGGAAGCTCAGAAGGTCTTCGCCTCCCTCAGCGACGGAGGCAACGTCCAGATGCCGATGAACAAGACCTTCTTCTCCCCCGCCTTCGGCATGGTGGCGGACAAGTTCGGCGTTCACTGGATGATCATGGCGACGCCGGCAACCTGACGCGGCCCCCGCGGTCTGTGACGCGGAGGAAGACCATCGCCCTTCCTCCGCGGTCCTTGCCTCCCTGGTTGCTTCTCCGCTTTTGCCGACGTCTCTGCTCGACGTCGGCTCTGACGATGATCGCTGCCGGCTTTGGTCTGCGAAGTGCGCCGGTGCTCGCTCTTTCCGGAACGGTTCCCTTCCCCCACGCGTTTGAATGAGGCTCGCTATGCGTTTCATGATGCTGATGATCCCCAAGGGGTATGAGTCCGCCACTCCCGGCACGATGCCCTCGGCCGAAGCGGTCGCGGCAATGATGAAGTACAACGAAGCGCTGCAGCAGGCGGGTGTGCTCATCACCCTCGACGGCCTGCATCCCCCATCGGCCGGGGCGCGGGTCACGTTCGAGACCGGCACGGCCCGGGTCATCGATGGCCCCTTCATCGAGTCGAAGGAGTGCCTCGGCGGATACTGGATGATCCGGGTCAACTCCAAGGAGGAGGCGATCGAGTGGGCCCGCCGCTGCCCCGGTTCGGCGAACGAAGTCATCGAGATCCGCCAGGTCCAGGAGATGGAGGATTTCCCTGAGGACGTCCAGAAGGCGGCCGCCGGATTTCAGGAGATGCAGGGGGGCAGCCCGTCGAAGTGAGGAGACGCCGCCGACTCGCTTCGCCGCTTGCCAGAGAGAAACAATCCTGCTGTGATCGGTCTCCATGCCGGAGACCGAACTGCACCGAACGATCGAAACCGTCTGGCGGATGGAGTCCGCGCGGGTCATTGCCGGCATAGCCCGGGTGGTCCGCGACGTCGGCCTGGCCGAAGAACTGGCGCAGGACGCCTTGGTGGCGGCCCTTCAGCAGTGGCCCGGTTCCGGGATTCCCGCGAATCCGGGGGCCTGGCTCGTCGCCGCCGGGAAGAACCGGGCGATCGACGAGATCCGCCGGCAGCGGCGGATCCGCGATAAGCATGAGGAAATCGGTCGGCAGGTCGAGGCGGACCAGGAGCACGCCATGCCGGATCTCGATGCGGCGCTCGACGATGACGTGGGGGACGATCTGCTGCGGCTGATCTTCACCGCCTGCCATCCGGTGCTGTCGACCGAGGCACGGGTCGCCCTCACGCTGCGCCTTCTGGGGGGGCTCACGACCGAAGAGATCGCTCGGGCGTTTCTCGTCCCGGAACCGACGATCGCCCAGCGGATCGTCCGGGCCAAGCGGACGCTCAACGAGGAACGGGTGCCGTTCGAAGTCCCGGTCAAGTCGGAGCTGGGAGAGCGGCTCGACTCCGTCCTGGAAGTGATCTACCTGATCTTTAACGAGGGCTACACGGCGACCGCGGGGGACGACTGGATGCGTCCGGCCCTCTGCGACGAGGCGCTGCGGCTGGGGCGGATCCTGGTCGGGCTGGCGTCCGGGGAGCCGGAAGTCCACGGGCTCACCGCGCTACTTGAGATCCAGGCCTCGCGAGCGCGAGCCCGGACCGGGCCGGACGGCGAGCCGATCCTGCTCCTGGACCAGAACCGATCGCTCTGGGACCAGCTCCTGATCCGCCGCGGACTGGCGGCGCTGGACAGGGCGGAACGCCTTGGCGGCGGGAGGGGCTCCTACACTTTGCAGGCCGCCATCGCCGCCTGCCATGCCCGGGCCCGGACCGCGGAGGCGACCGACTGGAACCGGATCGCCGGACTCTACCGTGAGCTCGGACGGGTCCGGCCCTCGCCGGTGATCGAGCTCAACCGGGCGGTCGCGGTCGCGATGGCCGACGGTCCGGCGGCGGGGCTGGAGATCATCGACCGGATCGCGGAGGAACCTGTCCTTCGACGGTACCACCTGCTCCCGAGCGTCCGCGGGGACTTTCTCTTCAAGCTCGGCCGCTTCGGCGAGGCCCGCGAGGAATTCGAGCGGGCGGCCTCACTGACCCGCAACAGTCGGGAGCAGACGTTTCTGCGGCGCCGGGCCGCCGAGTGCGACGCGGCTCCGCAGGATCGTTCCGTCCGGTGATTCAACGGGCGCCGCAAGCGATCACGCTCTCCGATACGTCATCGACATGATCTGCTTCCACGTCCCGTCCGCCTCTTCCATGTGAGATGTAAAGGTCCGTTCCGCCGGGCCCTTCCACTCCAGCACTTCCCGGAAATTGGCCATCGCCCCTTCCTTGCCGAAGTTCGGACCGGTGGTGCGAAGCGTCAGGACATTTCCTTCGCGCGTCCCCTCGTAGACCCAGAGGTAGTCCATCATCGAGCCCATCCAGGTGCCGACGTACTTCCCCTTCTTCGGGTCATAGCCGAGGGTGAGCATCATTGTGGCGGGAGTCCCGTCCGGCCCGGTTCCCTTTCCTTCGCACTGGATCCAGAAGTCGCCGATGGCGCGGATGGACTCCGTTCCGGTGAACGGTTCCCCCACCATTTCGTAGGTCCACTCGCCGACGAGTTGCTGCAGCCAGGCGTGTTCCGGTGTCGGTTGACTCATCATGTCGCGGAAGGCTCCCTGAGGTGGCGCGTATGGATTGGATGGTACCCGGTGGAGTGGCTTGTTCGAACTACGTTCTTGCCGGCACAGCCCGATAGCTCAAACCCAACGTGCGACGGCAGCCTGGGGTCAAGGGGGCCACGCCCCCTTGCCGCCGGAGGCACTTCCATGAGGAACCGTGGTACACAACGGACGTCCCTTTGTGGAACCGGCGTTGAGGACTCACCGCTCGCTCTGGAAGCCCCGCGGGTTGGTGAGGGGGGCATACGACACGTCGTCCTCGCTTGGATACGCTCGCCTTCAGAGATCTCTCGACGGCCAGGCCTCCGGCGGGCAAGAGCGCGTTGCCCCCTTGCATCCCCCACCAGGGGTGCCCCCTGGACCCGGGTGTGGATTACATGTCGGACGATGCGTTTTTCTGGGGCGACTGCGCTCCTGAGATCAACCTGCCCCTGACGGCAGCTGCTCTTCCATCACGTCGAGCATCTGGAGCCAGCTCGGATACGCCCCCGTCCGCTTCGCCAGTGCCTCGGAGACGCTCTGATCCAGCGTCAGCCGCGTCCGCCGCCCGTCCGCCTCGAACCGGACCGTCACGACGGTTTCTGCCGGCCACTCCGGATCCATGCCGGCGTCGGTCGGCGAGACGAAGTTCCCCTCCGCATCCGCCACCTTCATCGTGAAGACCAGCCGCTCCGGAGCCGCGACTTCCCGGTACTCGCCAATGCACCAGCACTGGTGGCCGTCCGGCGTGTGAATGCAGGAATGGAACGTCCCCCCAGGAACGATTTCGAGACGCCGGAACTCAATCGAACAGCCGCGGGGGGCGAACCAGTTGGCGAGCTGCGACGGATTCGTCCAGGCGGCGAAGACAAGCTCCCGCGGCGCGTCGATCGTCCGGACGATATGGACCTCGCCCGACGCCGCGGAACTGCCCGAAGGGACATCGGCGGGGGCGACAAGCGTCTTCTCCAGGCTCTCGAGAATCGTCGTCCAGCCGCCGCGCACCTTTTCGACGTAGCTGAGCCACTGCGGGTCGAGTACATGCCTCAGGGTCAGTTCGCAGCCCCCACTCCGGGGGACAATCGTGATCTCCACCGGCGAGGCGGGAGTCGATCGATCCGTCGTGAACTCGAACACAATTCGTCGCGGCCGGTCGAGCTCGAGATAGCGGCCGAAGTGTTCGGCGAGGATTTCGCCCCGCTGCTCGGCGACGACGAACTCCCCGCCGACACGCGGATCGACCTCGACGCGTTTCATGACGCCGGCCGGGGTCGCGAAGAGCCACTGTCCCAGGGAGACGGGATCGAGCCACGCGTCATAAACCCGCTCCGCAGGAAACGGATAGGAACGGCGGACGACGATCTCCGTCCCCGGACCGGTGGCGGGTGTGTCGGCGGACATGGGAAACCTCAATCGAACGAAGGTGTGGAGGGAGGAAGACCATTGCGAGAAAACGAATCGCGATCGTCCGGATCCCTCCTTCCCGATCGGCTACGGCAGCGGATCCCACGTTCGGACTCCGTCCGCCTACGTGGGTGGTGACGAACCGGCTTCTTCGCCGCCGGCGGGCTCGTCCGGCGCGAAATGGCGGAGGTATTCCTCCAGCCGGTCGAGCCGCTCCTCCCAAAACTGGCGGTACTGGTCGATCCAGTCGGACGCCTGCTTCAGCGGCCGGACCTGAAGCCGGCAGGGCCGCCACTGGGCCTCCCGCCCCCGCTCGATCAGCCCCGCCCGCTCCAGCACCTTCAGATGCTTCGAGATGGCAGGCAGGCTCATCGAGAACGGCTGCGCAAGCTCCGTGACCGAAGCCTCGCCTGAGGAAAGCCGCGACAGGATCGCCCGCCGCGTCGGATCGGCGAGCGCCGCGAATGTCGTGCTGAGTGCGTCCGCCACCATACGTTTAACCCATTGGTTAATTAACTGATCGGAAAAATACACATGGCAATTGAGCCCGTCAACGATTTTCCAGGACGAGCGGAAGTAGTTTCGACGGAAGTCCCGTCAGAGACGGCTCTTCAGGGGGCCAAATTTTTCCGCCGACAGGGCCGACGAGCGTCATGCGGAGCGGCGAGCCGCTCGGACGAGCTGTTCCTTCCCCGTTCGGGGAAGTGCCTTGATGGCCCGCTCTCTACGGAGGGCATCACCGACTGTCAGGACAGCCTCCTGGTAGACGACAGCGACGGGTGAGCGACTGCGGGTGTAGCGAGCCCCTTTTCCCGAATTGTGCTGCTCCATGCGGCGGGTCAGGTCGGTCGTGATCCCGGTGTAGAGCGAGTCGTCGGCACAACGGACGATGTACACCACCCAGCCTGTCGGCGGCGATCGTTCAATGGTCGCGGACATCGGTGGGATCCTTCCCGACAACTCTGGGACGCTCCGGGCGGGGAGCTCGCTACGAGTCTATTCACGCCTTGAAGTCAACGAAACCCCGTCCGGGTCGGACGACAGTAGCCGTTCACCGGCCGATTCGCTCGGGCCAGTGCGCTTCAAAAACCCATTCGATCGCATCGCAGTGCAAGACGAACTCCCAAGCTTCGTGGGACAGTGGACGGCAATCAAACGCAATAATATCCCACGGAAGGTTCAGGTCGTCAGTATTGTCGGCATAGGTATCGACACAGGTGATCCGGGCTTGTGAGAAGCTCACGTTCACTCTGTCATTGATTCGTTCCCATGGTGCCACAGCGAGGGCGAGGCGTTTCTCGGAGAAACAGATCTCTACCAAAGCATGCTCTTTGCCCGCTCCGAACAAAAAGGACTCGATTTCAGTACGCATACGATGACCTCATCCTCCATTGTCGTGCGGACCGATCGGTTACCTGCCTCATGGAGAAAGGTTCCCTCGCCTACCGGGCCGCCCACAGAACAAGGCCCCCCAGAGTAAAGCTGGACACTCCCGCCCAGGCCCACCATATGGTCGCGCCCCCACCATTGCTGTTTGTTCCCGGGCCGGCGAGAAGCACCAAGCCAAGGCCGACGACAAGCCAGGCGAGAAACCGAATGCGTCGACGAGCGAGAAGTGAGAGTTCGTCCGGCACGGCTTCATTCCCCGTCAGAACCAGTTCGTCGGGTTCGGCGAAATCGTCTAGTCGTTGTTCAAGGCTCTGTTTGCGACAGAAGCTGAAACCGCGGGACCGGTCGGCCGTCAATCGTCACCGTCTCGCGGAACATCGCCAGCGGGCGGACCCAAAGGCCGCGGTCGCCGTATTCGGGCCGGTAGACGACGAGCGGCTCCAACGTCTCGCTGTGGCGGGCGACGCCGAGGACCGTGTACTCGTTCCCTTTGTAGTGCCGATACCGCCCCAGCGGGATCGTGTCGATCGGATTCTCGGAGGACATAGGGACGGCTTTCCAAGGGACGGGATACGGGACTCAACTCGGCCGACTTCGCGGGGTTTCAAAGGCCTTCGAAACTTAAAAACACAGAGGCGCAGAGAGCACGGAGGAACGACGGGGAGGGCAGGATGGGCGACATGCGTCGCAGGCGTTATCTGTGTCGATCTGTGTTCATCTGTGACCCCCTTCTCTGCCTCCCCTGCGTCCTCCGTGCCTCTGTGGCTCAACACCGCGTCACGGATCGAGCCGGAAGACGCAGAGCTGCGGCAGGTGGTCGCTGAGCGCGAAGTCGGCGGGGTCGCTCGTGTTCAGGCGGAACTCCCCTTCGAAGAGGGGCCGGGACTCGATCACTGACTTCGCGAGCGGGCCGACCGCGAACACGTAGTCGATCCGTCGCTTCAGGTCGTCCGCCATGAAGGTGACGCCGGGACGTTCATCCGTCGCCTGGAATCCATCGGTCCAGCCCCCCTGGATCCACTGCCGGTACTCGGGCCGCGTCGGCTCATGGTTCAGGTCCCCCATCAGGATCATCTCCCGCTCGGCGGCGAGGTCGGGCTTCATGACCTCCAGCATCACGGCCACTTCGCGCTGGCGGAGGGCGGCGTCCGAGGGATGCAGGTGCGCGGAATGGACGATGATGCGTTTCCCGTCCGGACGGTGGAGTTCGGCCATCCCCCAGTGTCGCGTGAACAGAGCCTTGTCGGCGGTGGGGGCCAGCTCCGTCGCTTTCCGCGAGGCGACGATCTGATAGCGGGTCAGGATCGCTCCGGGCCACTTTCCACCGCTGGGGAGGAAGACGTAGTTCATCTTGAGCCGCCGCGCGATGTCGGCCACGACCTCTTCCCGGGGGGATTCCGAGAAGTTGATCAGGTCGGGTTCGTGAAGCTCGAGTTCCTGGGCGAACCGCGCCGGCATCTGCCCTTTAGCTGTGGCGACGTGCCCCTGGGTTCGATCCTTGGGCCAGCCGGTGCACTCATAGACGTTGTAGGCGACGACTCGAAACGTCCCCGGCTTCTCGTCCCCGGCGGCGGGCCGGATCGCCGCGCCAGCCAGCACGACGAGGGCCGCCACCAACCATGAGCTTCGCCGCACGGATTCGAGCTTTCGGATCATCGTGACTTCTCCTCGCCGTGAAGTTAACAACCCCGGGAAGGTGACCGCCACAACGCAGCGGGCCGGGCGCTTGCCGTGGGAACGAGCGACACGGAGGAACTGAAGAGCGAGTGAATCGCCTGAATGAGTTTGTTGACGGTCTACGATTCCTCCGTATGTCGTCTCCAGGGCCCGACGCGGAGACGATGGGGTGAGCCGGGGCCCGTGGAAACACACGAATTGCATCACCTGTTGGCCAGTGTTAGCATCTGTACACGCGGTAGGTCCGCTTCTGACTCAGGAGGTCTCTATGCACGCGCTTCGTGCGGCTCGGGTTGTCCCTTCGGCGGGCTATCGCCGCGGTTTTACTCTGATCGAACTGCTTGTCGTCATCGCCATTATCGCCATCTTGGCCGCCATGCTGCTGCCGGCGATTCAGCGGGCTCGTGAAGCCGCCCGCCGGAGCCAGTGCATCAGCAATATGAAGCAGCTCGCCTTGGCGGCGATGAACTACGAGAGCGCCCACTTCGTCTTCCCGTCGGGCTGGCTGGAAGGGACGGAGATCCTCTGCGATCTCGACCTCGGCAATTTTACGCAGCCGATGACCGTTCCCCGCCCGCTGAACCAGCCTCCGCTGCTGATCCGCGGCTGGGCGATGAAGCCCTACTATTCCTGGCCGTCGCTCATCCTGCCGCAGATGGACCAGACGACGCTCCGCATCAACTTCGCGGAGCAGATTACGGAAATGAACAACTGGCCGCTGTTCCGGGCCGCCCCGATCGCATCCTTCACCTGTCCGAGCGCGGCGCTCCCGTCGGCCCGGCCGCAGAACCTGGGCTTCCTGAGCTACCGTGGCAACTTCGGCTGGTGGTCCCAGAACGATCCGAACGCCCCGCTGAACAACGGGATGTTCTTCGACAACAGCCACATCAACCAGCGGGACGTGACCGACGGCACGACGAACACGTTCCTGTTCGGCGAGACGCTCTTCGGGTTCTGGGCGGACCAGTATTCGTGCTGCGCCCGGGCGCGGGACGATCAGCCCAATTTTGACGCCCACTGGCAGGCCCCGGCCAACGCGCAGTCGATGAACAGCAACAACATGATGAGCTGCCCGCCGATTGCCTCGACGATGGACCAGGTGAACTTCTTCAACTTCGGCAGCTTCCACGAAGGGGTCGTGAACTTTGCCCTGGCGGACGGCTCGGTGCAGTCGGTCGCCAAGAACTGCGACACGACGACGTTCCGGGCGATGTGCACCCGCAACGGCTCGGAAGTCCTGGCCCAGACGATCTACGCGAACTGAGCCTCCCGCCAGTCGCGGAATCCTGCGAGGGTCGATCTCCGGATCGACCCTTTTTTCTTGCGCGGGCATTGGCCACAGTGATGATGATCACCCCGCGAACCGCGTGGTGACTTTGTCCAAAGACCCCGGCGACGATGGCCATGCCCGACGTGATCGAGCTCCGCAGCGACACCTTTACCCAGCCGACCGCCGGGATGCGAAAGGCGATGGCGGAGGCGGAGTGCGGCGACGACATGAGCGGCGAGGATCCGACGGTCAACCGCCTGGAAGCCCGCATGGCGGAGATGCTCGGCAAGGAGGGGGCGGTCTTTGCCTGTTCGGGGACGCAGTCGAACCAGATGGGGGTCTGGGCCCATTGCCAGCGCGGTGAAGAGCTCCTGATCGAGGAGACCGGGCACATTGCAAACTACGAGGCGGGAGCGCCGGCGGTCCTCAGCGGTGTGAGCATCCGGCGGATTCCGGGCGACATGGGGCGGATCGACGTTCCGCAGCTCGAGGCGATGCTCCGGGCTCCGAACCAGCACTTCACGCCGACGCGGCTCGTCTGCGTGGAGAACTCCGCCAACATCGGCGGGGGGGCGACCTATTCCCTGGACCAGCTCCGGCGGATCGGGGAATGGACGCGGGCCCACAAGATGCGGCTCCATATGGATGGGGCGCGGATGTTCAACGCCTGTGTTGCGCGGGGATATTCACCG of Planctomyces sp. SH-PL14 contains these proteins:
- a CDS encoding VOC family protein, giving the protein MVVQPYVFFDGRCEEAFQFYEKAVGAKLEMKMKYKESPEKHPPGMLPPGYEEKIMHMSFHVGKSLVMASDGMCGGDAKFEGMSLALSVDTEAEAQKVFASLSDGGNVQMPMNKTFFSPAFGMVADKFGVHWMIMATPAT
- a CDS encoding YciI family protein is translated as MRFMMLMIPKGYESATPGTMPSAEAVAAMMKYNEALQQAGVLITLDGLHPPSAGARVTFETGTARVIDGPFIESKECLGGYWMIRVNSKEEAIEWARRCPGSANEVIEIRQVQEMEDFPEDVQKAAAGFQEMQGGSPSK
- a CDS encoding RNA polymerase sigma factor, yielding MPETELHRTIETVWRMESARVIAGIARVVRDVGLAEELAQDALVAALQQWPGSGIPANPGAWLVAAGKNRAIDEIRRQRRIRDKHEEIGRQVEADQEHAMPDLDAALDDDVGDDLLRLIFTACHPVLSTEARVALTLRLLGGLTTEEIARAFLVPEPTIAQRIVRAKRTLNEERVPFEVPVKSELGERLDSVLEVIYLIFNEGYTATAGDDWMRPALCDEALRLGRILVGLASGEPEVHGLTALLEIQASRARARTGPDGEPILLLDQNRSLWDQLLIRRGLAALDRAERLGGGRGSYTLQAAIAACHARARTAEATDWNRIAGLYRELGRVRPSPVIELNRAVAVAMADGPAAGLEIIDRIAEEPVLRRYHLLPSVRGDFLFKLGRFGEAREEFERAASLTRNSREQTFLRRRAAECDAAPQDRSVR
- a CDS encoding DUF1579 domain-containing protein; translation: MMSQPTPEHAWLQQLVGEWTYEMVGEPFTGTESIRAIGDFWIQCEGKGTGPDGTPATMMLTLGYDPKKGKYVGTWMGSMMDYLWVYEGTREGNVLTLRTTGPNFGKEGAMANFREVLEWKGPAERTFTSHMEEADGTWKQIMSMTYRRA
- a CDS encoding SRPBCC domain-containing protein — translated: MSADTPATGPGTEIVVRRSYPFPAERVYDAWLDPVSLGQWLFATPAGVMKRVEVDPRVGGEFVVAEQRGEILAEHFGRYLELDRPRRIVFEFTTDRSTPASPVEITIVPRSGGCELTLRHVLDPQWLSYVEKVRGGWTTILESLEKTLVAPADVPSGSSAASGEVHIVRTIDAPRELVFAAWTNPSQLANWFAPRGCSIEFRRLEIVPGGTFHSCIHTPDGHQCWCIGEYREVAAPERLVFTMKVADAEGNFVSPTDAGMDPEWPAETVVTVRFEADGRRTRLTLDQSVSEALAKRTGAYPSWLQMLDVMEEQLPSGAG
- a CDS encoding ArsR/SmtB family transcription factor, with translation MVADALSTTFAALADPTRRAILSRLSSGEASVTELAQPFSMSLPAISKHLKVLERAGLIERGREAQWRPCRLQVRPLKQASDWIDQYRQFWEERLDRLEEYLRHFAPDEPAGGEEAGSSPPT
- a CDS encoding GIY-YIG nuclease family protein → MSATIERSPPTGWVVYIVRCADDSLYTGITTDLTRRMEQHNSGKGARYTRSRSPVAVVYQEAVLTVGDALRRERAIKALPRTGKEQLVRAARRSA
- a CDS encoding DUF1653 domain-containing protein, translated to MSSENPIDTIPLGRYRHYKGNEYTVLGVARHSETLEPLVVYRPEYGDRGLWVRPLAMFRETVTIDGRPVPRFQLLSQTEP
- a CDS encoding endonuclease/exonuclease/phosphatase family protein, which translates into the protein MIRKLESVRRSSWLVAALVVLAGAAIRPAAGDEKPGTFRVVAYNVYECTGWPKDRTQGHVATAKGQMPARFAQELELHEPDLINFSESPREEVVADIARRLKMNYVFLPSGGKWPGAILTRYQIVASRKATELAPTADKALFTRHWGMAELHRPDGKRIIVHSAHLHPSDAALRQREVAVMLEVMKPDLAAEREMILMGDLNHEPTRPEYRQWIQGGWTDGFQATDERPGVTFMADDLKRRIDYVFAVGPLAKSVIESRPLFEGEFRLNTSDPADFALSDHLPQLCVFRLDP
- a CDS encoding DUF1559 domain-containing protein; the encoded protein is MHALRAARVVPSAGYRRGFTLIELLVVIAIIAILAAMLLPAIQRAREAARRSQCISNMKQLALAAMNYESAHFVFPSGWLEGTEILCDLDLGNFTQPMTVPRPLNQPPLLIRGWAMKPYYSWPSLILPQMDQTTLRINFAEQITEMNNWPLFRAAPIASFTCPSAALPSARPQNLGFLSYRGNFGWWSQNDPNAPLNNGMFFDNSHINQRDVTDGTTNTFLFGETLFGFWADQYSCCARARDDQPNFDAHWQAPANAQSMNSNNMMSCPPIASTMDQVNFFNFGSFHEGVVNFALADGSVQSVAKNCDTTTFRAMCTRNGSEVLAQTIYAN
- a CDS encoding threonine aldolase family protein, which produces MPDVIELRSDTFTQPTAGMRKAMAEAECGDDMSGEDPTVNRLEARMAEMLGKEGAVFACSGTQSNQMGVWAHCQRGEELLIEETGHIANYEAGAPAVLSGVSIRRIPGDMGRIDVPQLEAMLRAPNQHFTPTRLVCVENSANIGGGATYSLDQLRRIGEWTRAHKMRLHMDGARMFNACVARGYSPREMAEGIDSVSICFSKGLGCPMGSMLVGSAEVIAQARRARKIFGGALRQAGIVAAAAVYALDHHVERLKEDHDNARVFAEIVSRSPVIRCEAAKVETNLVFFEVAPEWGTAADLSTALRERGVKINGIAKQRLRACTHLDVNREQVRRAAEIVVDLVSHPRKGGVGAKVAGPY